In Alphaproteobacteria bacterium, a single genomic region encodes these proteins:
- a CDS encoding lauroyl acyltransferase, which produces MNLPAGPSGNHGKPRPRDRFQAAALWAGIRILRSLGPVAASNLGGYVARKIGPWLPVSRVAEANLRNGLPELDAAARRRVIRGMWDNLGRTAAELPHIAALERTAQGPGWECSDDTELRALQVRGGPALLFSGHLANWEIGFPVAASLGLSVSWFYRAASNPLADRLIQALRRDALGAEVPMFPKGAVGARAAWAHLRRGGLLGMLVDQKLDEGIAVPFFGRAAMTTTALAQFALRVRCPVIPIHPVRLGPTRFRVICEPSLILPDTGDRNADVRALTLAMNATLEGWIREQPECWLWLHRRWPKETNR; this is translated from the coding sequence ATGAATCTCCCCGCCGGCCCTTCCGGAAACCATGGCAAACCACGACCACGAGATCGGTTTCAGGCCGCTGCTCTCTGGGCCGGAATCCGAATACTCCGCTCTCTTGGGCCGGTTGCCGCGTCCAACCTTGGCGGCTATGTCGCGCGCAAAATCGGCCCTTGGCTGCCAGTCTCTCGCGTCGCAGAGGCCAACCTACGTAACGGTCTGCCCGAACTGGATGCGGCGGCTCGGCGTCGGGTGATCCGGGGGATGTGGGATAATCTCGGCCGTACTGCCGCGGAGCTGCCCCATATTGCCGCGCTTGAGCGGACCGCGCAGGGGCCCGGTTGGGAATGCAGCGACGATACGGAACTGCGTGCTCTTCAAGTGCGCGGGGGCCCTGCGCTCCTGTTCTCTGGCCACCTCGCCAACTGGGAGATCGGGTTCCCTGTCGCTGCCTCATTGGGCCTGAGCGTATCGTGGTTCTACCGGGCCGCGTCCAACCCGCTGGCGGATCGACTTATCCAAGCCCTGCGGCGGGACGCTCTGGGGGCCGAGGTGCCAATGTTCCCCAAGGGTGCCGTCGGCGCTCGCGCGGCGTGGGCGCATCTACGGCGGGGAGGTCTGCTTGGAATGCTCGTCGATCAGAAGCTGGACGAGGGCATCGCTGTACCATTCTTCGGCCGTGCCGCGATGACAACTACGGCTCTGGCGCAATTCGCCTTGCGCGTACGATGCCCTGTCATTCCGATCCATCCGGTGCGGCTCGGGCCCACGCGCTTCCGAGTGATCTGCGAGCCGTCGCTGATCCTGCCCGACACCGGCGACCGCAACGCGGATGTACGTGCGCTGACGCTGGCGATGAACGCCACATTGGAGGGATGGATTCGTGAACAGCCGGAGTGCTGGCTGTGGCTGCATCGGCGCTGGCCCAAGGAAACAAATCGTTGA